The following proteins come from a genomic window of Miscanthus floridulus cultivar M001 chromosome 2, ASM1932011v1, whole genome shotgun sequence:
- the LOC136536870 gene encoding uncharacterized protein, whose protein sequence is MAQPPNPKRRSLPLPDWRSGPPEDHLESIGQRLASGHDAASFRSACSPWHAVVPFVTFGPLLLLPFDHDSDRVGFYCVPKKKVLSKTLPDVRSKVVCGSSCGWLELMDEAASVTLLNPFAGACAPRVELPPAGEHVAAVSSSERVSRVHGLWVLHPTNGYRNADVAGRAIKLEDMRDVFFREIVLSTPPDVAGRECVAMAMLGCSTEVVFCRVGVDSAWTLLDTKLEFSVGCIVHCQDKTSS, encoded by the coding sequence ATGGCAcagcctcccaatcccaagagaaggtccctacctctccctgactggagatcTGGCCCGCCAGAGGATCATCTCGAGTCCATTGGGCAGCGTCTTgcgtcaggccacgacgcggcGTCCTTCCGATCTGCTTGCTCCCCATGGCACGCCGTTGTTCCGTTCGTgaccttcgggccgctcctgctgctcccgttTGACCACGACTCAgaccgcgtcggcttctactgcgtcccaaagaagaaggtcttgtccaagacgctgcccgatgTGCGCAGCAAGGTGGTGTgtggctcctcgtgtgggtggctggaGCTCATGGACGAGGCAGCATCTGTGACGCTACTGAATCCATTCGCCGGTGCCTGtgccccccgcgttgagctcccgccagcagGCGAACATGTCGCGGCGGTGTCCTCATCGgaacgcgtgtctagggtccatggcctgtgggtcctccatcccaccaacggctacaGGAACGCAGATGTcgcaggcagagccatcaagctagaagacatgagagatgtgttcttccgtgagatcgtgctctcgaCGCCGCCTGACGTCGCCGGTcgcgagtgcgtggccatggccatgctcgggtgctccacggaggtcgtgTTCTgtcgggttggagtcgacagcgcatggacgctgctcgacaccaaactggagttctctGTAGGGTgcatcgtccactgccaagacaagACAAGTTCTTAG